A single window of Candidatus Obscuribacter sp. DNA harbors:
- a CDS encoding acyl-CoA dehydrogenase produces the protein MISRRLNFYGDRTVSTAVSDNDVLPFGDFFTEEHHAIREAIRDFATREIAPKAHAVDQEARFPIETFKELGKLGYLGLPIGSEYGGAGADYRSYVIAVEEIGRACGSTGLSYAAHVSLGTNPIYKFGTEEQKKKYVPKLCSGEYIGCWALTEPGTGSDASAQKTTAKRVGDHYILNGTKQFITNATDADVAVIMAMTDMSLGRKGISCFIVEKDTPGYSVSKVEKKLGMRGSPTASLTFEDCKIPVENMIGAEGEGYKQALMTLEGGRLSIGALALGIAQSAFDAALTYAKQREAFGQPIGKFQMIQAYLADMSTYISAARLMLYHAAWMKDHGKRVTLEGSQAKLYASEIASKVCNLCVQIHGGYGYIVDFPAERFLRDAKLCEIGEGTSEIQRLLIARQLGL, from the coding sequence TTTTGCCTTTTGGCGATTTCTTTACTGAAGAGCATCATGCTATCCGTGAAGCAATTCGTGATTTTGCAACGCGCGAAATAGCACCCAAAGCCCACGCTGTAGACCAAGAAGCAAGGTTTCCGATTGAAACTTTTAAGGAGCTAGGCAAGCTCGGTTATCTTGGTTTGCCCATCGGCTCTGAATATGGTGGCGCTGGCGCTGACTATCGCAGTTATGTGATTGCTGTAGAAGAAATTGGTCGTGCCTGTGGCTCGACTGGTTTGAGCTATGCTGCCCATGTCTCTCTCGGTACTAACCCAATTTACAAATTTGGTACCGAAGAGCAAAAGAAAAAATATGTACCCAAGCTTTGCTCCGGTGAATACATTGGTTGCTGGGCTCTGACAGAGCCAGGTACAGGCTCTGATGCCTCAGCACAAAAGACCACTGCCAAACGTGTCGGTGATCACTATATACTCAATGGCACTAAGCAATTCATCACTAATGCCACTGATGCTGATGTTGCTGTAATTATGGCCATGACTGATATGTCACTTGGTCGCAAAGGTATTTCGTGCTTTATCGTAGAGAAAGATACACCAGGCTATAGCGTCTCTAAAGTAGAGAAAAAGCTCGGTATGAGAGGTTCTCCGACAGCGTCTTTGACATTTGAAGATTGCAAAATCCCTGTCGAAAACATGATCGGTGCTGAAGGCGAAGGCTATAAGCAAGCGCTCATGACCCTGGAAGGTGGACGTCTCTCTATCGGTGCGCTGGCACTTGGTATTGCTCAGTCAGCCTTTGATGCTGCTTTGACTTATGCCAAACAGCGTGAAGCCTTTGGTCAACCCATCGGTAAATTTCAAATGATTCAGGCTTACCTGGCTGATATGTCTACCTACATCAGTGCAGCAAGACTGATGCTCTATCATGCTGCCTGGATGAAGGATCATGGCAAGCGTGTCACTCTCGAAGGCTCTCAAGCCAAGCTTTATGCTTCCGAAATTGCTAGCAAAGTTTGCAATCTCTGCGTGCAAATCCACGGTGGTTATGGCTATATCGTTGACTTCCCGGCTGAGCGCTTCTTGCGTGATGCCAAACTTTGCGAAATCGGCGAAGGTACCTCGGAAATTCAGCGTCTGCTCATTGCCAGGCAGCTTGGTCTCTAA